In a genomic window of Arcticibacter tournemirensis:
- a CDS encoding LemA family protein has translation MKRLFYTIAGLIALFSFSSCGYNSMVKLDEQVQAQWAQVQNVYQRRADLIPNLVNTVKGAANFEKETLTQVVEARAKATAVNVDPDKLTPENIQKFQNAQGELSTALGRLMMITENYPELKANANFQELQAQIEGTENRITVERQKFNEVTQEYNSKIRSFPNNLTAGMFGFEKKGYFQAEAGSEKAPKVEF, from the coding sequence ATGAAAAGATTATTTTATACGATTGCCGGACTGATAGCTCTGTTTTCTTTCTCCTCGTGCGGTTACAATAGCATGGTAAAACTCGATGAACAGGTGCAGGCACAATGGGCACAGGTCCAGAATGTATACCAGCGTCGTGCAGACCTGATTCCGAATCTGGTCAATACTGTAAAGGGAGCAGCGAACTTCGAAAAAGAAACACTTACGCAGGTTGTGGAAGCTAGAGCAAAAGCCACCGCGGTGAATGTGGATCCCGACAAGCTGACTCCAGAGAATATTCAGAAGTTTCAGAACGCACAGGGTGAATTAAGTACCGCACTCGGACGTCTGATGATGATTACCGAAAACTATCCTGAATTGAAGGCGAATGCGAACTTCCAGGAACTCCAGGCTCAGATCGAAGGGACAGAAAACAGGATTACTGTTGAGCGGCAGAAGTTTAATGAAGTTACGCAGGAGTATAATTCGAAAATTCGTTCTTTCCCAAATAACCTGACAGCCGGAATGTTCGGATTTGAGAAGAAGGGTTATTTCCAGGCTGAAGCGGGATCAGAGAAAGCTCCAAAGGTTGAGTTCTAA
- a CDS encoding TPM domain-containing protein, which produces MASFTEKEQEQIRQAIEAAEKNTSGEIRICAEKHCQGEPIERALTYFTKIGMDKTALKNGVLIYIATEDHKFAIIGDSGINNVVPDNFWDTTKDAMLEKFREDQLADGIITGITMAGEKLSEYFPCLDGDKNELSDEISFID; this is translated from the coding sequence ATGGCGTCATTCACAGAGAAAGAACAGGAGCAGATAAGGCAGGCAATAGAGGCAGCAGAAAAAAACACGTCGGGCGAAATAAGGATATGCGCCGAAAAGCACTGCCAGGGCGAGCCTATTGAACGTGCTTTAACTTATTTTACTAAGATCGGCATGGATAAAACGGCGTTGAAAAACGGCGTTTTAATTTATATAGCTACCGAGGATCATAAATTTGCCATTATAGGTGATAGCGGTATTAACAATGTTGTTCCCGATAATTTTTGGGACACAACAAAAGATGCGATGCTTGAGAAATTCAGGGAAGACCAGCTTGCCGACGGCATTATAACGGGCATTACCATGGCTGGAGAAAAGCTCAGCGAGTATTTCCCCTGCCTCGACGGCGACAAGAACGAATTATCTGATGAGATATCCTTCATCGACTAA